Proteins encoded within one genomic window of Pedobacter africanus:
- a CDS encoding polyprenyl synthetase family protein, with amino-acid sequence MPGINQIKLPIAAEIDAFEEKFKASMHSDAPLLDRITHYIVKRKGKQIRPMFVFFAAKLCGGIIESTHRGAALVELLHTATLVHDDVVDNAYERRGFFSINALWKNKIAVLVGDYLLAKGLLLSVNHSEFRLLQIVSEAVKQMSEGELLQIEKVRRMDISEELYFDVIRQKTASLIASCCACGAASAGADEETIEKMRLFGEKVGIAFQIKDDTFDFGTDDVGKPLGIDIKEKKVTLPLIYALNRAEKPEKKRIINLVKNHQDEPEKIQEIIDFVNARQGVHYAQEKMLQYQQEAFDILYSFEPGDARTGLEQLVRYTTERKK; translated from the coding sequence ATGCCAGGAATAAACCAGATAAAACTACCTATAGCAGCAGAGATTGATGCCTTTGAAGAAAAGTTCAAGGCTTCCATGCACAGTGATGCGCCTTTACTGGACCGCATTACCCATTACATCGTTAAAAGAAAGGGCAAGCAGATCCGGCCTATGTTTGTTTTTTTTGCCGCTAAGTTATGTGGCGGGATCATTGAATCGACCCATAGGGGGGCGGCCCTTGTTGAATTGCTGCATACCGCTACATTGGTTCATGACGATGTGGTAGACAACGCTTATGAGCGCCGGGGTTTCTTTTCTATCAATGCACTTTGGAAGAATAAGATTGCCGTATTGGTAGGCGATTATCTGCTGGCTAAAGGGTTGTTGCTGTCGGTGAACCATTCTGAATTCCGCTTGCTTCAGATTGTTTCTGAAGCGGTGAAGCAGATGAGCGAGGGGGAATTGCTGCAAATAGAAAAGGTACGGAGGATGGACATCAGTGAAGAATTGTACTTTGATGTAATCAGGCAAAAAACAGCTTCTTTAATTGCTTCCTGTTGTGCCTGTGGTGCTGCTTCAGCCGGTGCGGATGAGGAGACCATAGAAAAAATGCGTCTCTTTGGTGAAAAGGTAGGAATAGCGTTTCAGATTAAGGACGATACTTTTGATTTTGGTACCGATGATGTGGGTAAACCGTTGGGAATAGATATCAAGGAGAAAAAAGTTACGCTCCCATTGATCTATGCATTGAACCGGGCAGAAAAACCGGAGAAGAAGAGAATCATTAACCTGGTAAAAAACCATCAGGACGAACCGGAAAAAATTCAGGAGATCATAGATTTTGTAAATGCAAGGCAGGGTGTTCATTATGCCCAGGAAAAGATGCTTCAATACCAGCAGGAGGCCTTTGACATTCTGTATAGTTTTGAGCCAGGCGATGCAAGGACCGGTCTTGAGCAGCTGGTAAGGTATACAACGGAGCGTAAGAAATAG